Genomic segment of Rhodococcus rhodochrous:
TCGGCGCCCCACTCGGGTCGTCGTGAAAACTGTAGCCTCCGTGGTCCGAGCGCCGCCGCCCGGATGCCGGGAGTACCGTCGTCGTTCGTGCCGTCCGATTTCCCGTTGCCGCGCCCCGAGGGTGACGACCTCGCGCGTATGCGTGTCGACTACAGCCCGGCGGGGCCGACCGACGAGTCCCCGGCCGACCGCGATCTCACTCCCGGCGATGTCGCCGAGGGCTGGCTTCCGCTGTGGCGTACGTGGTTTGCGAATGCGGTCGCCACCGCGGTGCCCGAACCGAACGCGATGGTGCTCGCGACCGTCGACGAGCACGGCCACCCCGCGACCCGCACCGTGCTGTGCAAGAAGATCGACGCCGACGGCCTGACCTTCTTCACCAACTTCGAATCCGACAAGGGCCGTCATCTGGCCGGACACCCCTATGCGTCGGCGACCTTCCTCTGGCTGCCGGTCTACCGGCAGGTGACCGTCCGCGGGCCGGTCGTCCGCGTGTCCGACGAGGAGACCCTGGCGTACTGGCGGACGCGGCCGCGCGGATCCCGCCTGGGCGCATGGGCGTCGCAGCAGTCGCGTCCGGTGGCGGAACGCGCCGATCTCGAGCACGCCCTCGTCGAGGCCGCCGAGCGGTACGAGGTCGACGACGACATCCCGGTACCGCCGTTCTGGGGCGGGTTCCGCATCGTGCCCGAGTCGGTCGAGTTCTGGCAGGGCCGGCCCAACCGGTTGCACAACCGGATCCGCACCCGCCTGGTCGACGGTCGCTGGATCACCGAGCGTCTGCAACCGTGAGGCGCCTGCTCGCCGACACCACACCGCTGCGCAACAAGGACTACGCCCGGCTGTGGTGGGCCGGGATCGTCACCGTCATCGGTGCGCAGATGGCGGTCGTCGCCGTACCCCAGCAGATCTACGAGATCACCCGCAACTCCGCCTATGTGGGGCTCACCGGTGTGTTCGGGCTCGTGCCGCTCGTGGTGTTCGGCCTGTGGGGTGGGGCGCTCGCCGATGCGATGGACCGCCGGAAACTGTTGCTCATCACTTCCACCGGTCTCGGTGTCACGTCGTTGTTGTTGTGGGCGCAGGCCGCGAGCGGACTGAACAACGTGTGGGTGCTGCTCTGTCTCTTCTCGGTGCAGCAGGCGTTCTTCGCCGTCAACCAGCCCACCCGGGCGGCGGTGATCCCGCGGTTGCTGCCGGTCGGGCAGATCGCGGCGGCCACCTCGCTCAACATGACGGTCGTGCAGTTCGGGGCGATCGCCGGCCCGTTGTTCGCCGGCGCTCTCATTCCCGTCGTGGGGCTGCCCACCCTCTACCTTCTGGACGCGATCTTCCTGCTCGCCACGCTGTGGGCGGTGGTCCGACTCCCGGCGGTCCCACCGCTCGGTGAGGTCACCAAGGCCGGACTGCGTGCGGTCTTCGACGGTTTCCGATACCTGTCGGGCCAGAGGATCCTGCTGGCGTCGTTCGTCGTCGACATCGTCGCCATGGTGTTCGGGATGCCGCGCGCCCTGTTCCCGCAGATCGCCCACGAGTCGTTCGGCGATCCGGCGCAGGGCGGCTTCGCCCTCGGCCTGCTGTTCGCGGCGATGTCGGTCGGCGCGGTGGTCGGCGGCGTCTTCTCCGGATGGCTGCCGCGGGTACAGCGCCAGGGTCTCGCCGTGATCGTGTGCATCGTCCTGTGGGGCGTGGCGATGGTCGGTTTCGGCGCCGCGGTGTGGTGGGCCGAGCCCGACCGCGGCGGTCTGCTGCTATGGGTCGCCCTGTTCTTCCTGGCCTTCGGCGGGGCGGTCGACATGGTGTCCGCGGCCTTCCGCTCGACGATGCTGCAGACCGTCGCCACCGACGAGATGCGCGGCCGGTTGCAGGGCGTGTTCATCGTCGTCGTCGCGGGAGGACCGCGCATCGGCGACGTGCTCCACGGCGCCGCCGCAGCGGCTGCGGGCACGGCCGTCGCGGCTGCTGGTGGCGGCGTCCTCGTCATCGTCGGCACGCTCGTGTGCGTCGTCGCCTTCCCGGCCTTCGTGCGCTACCGGGTCTCACGCACTCTCGGCTGACGGGCCCGCGGGGTCGTCCGGCAGGGGAGCCCGCAACTCCGTGACGGCGATGCGCGCGGCCTCTCCGATCGCCGCGTCGACCACCGGCAGTACGGGGTCCGCGCGGGCGGCGCGGGTGAACACCGCGACGGCGATCGGATACTCGCCGGGGAACTCGACGACCGCCACCTCGTTGCGGATGATGCCGATCGTGCCGGTCTTGCCGGCGATCGCGACCCCGCGATGCGGGAAGCCCGATGCGATGCGGTGCGGCCAGATCTGGGCGCGCATCACCTGTTGCGCGAAGGCGGTGCTCTCGGGCGAGAGCGCCGAGCCCGACCACACGGCCTCGAGCAGCCGGGTCATCTCCTCCGGGGTGGTCGCGCTCGTGTAGGCAGGGTCGTACGCCGAGACGGTCCAGGCCGCGTCGATATCGGTGAGCGCCCGGAACGCCTCGACGGTGGTGCGGGTGTCCGTCTCCTCGACGAGGCGCTGATAGACGTCCGCGGTCCCACCGACGATCCGGGTCCGCGTGAGTCCGAGGCGCGTGAGGAGTTCCTCGACGGCGGTCGTGCCGATCTCGCCGAGCAGCACGTCGGCCGCTGCGTTGTCGGACACCGTCATCATCGACGCGGCCACATCGCGTCGGCTCATCGTCACCGGATCCCGGAAGCTCGCGATCCCCGTCGGGCCGGGGGTGCAGTCCGACGGCACGATCCGCAGCTGTCCGGATGCGTCGAGCCGGCCCGCGTCCACCTCCGCGCAGAACGCGAGGAACAACGGAAGCTTGTACACCGACGCGAGGACCACGCGTTCGTCCCCGCGCACCGACAGCATCGCCGCCCGCGGATCCGCACACCGGCGGGCGTGCAGCCATCCCGTGCAGCCCGCATCCGCGAAGACCGCCCGGATCCGGTCGACGGCCGTGTCCCGGCGAACCCCGCCGTTCACCGGACCCGCTCCTTGAACAGGACGCGGTCGAGGGCGTCGACGTGCACACCGACGTCGGCGTCGGCACGTCGCACGATGCGCACCCGCAAGGCCAGCGCGGACGGCGCCCAGTCCAGCCAGGCCACGCCGGGCACCGCGCCGGGCGGCGAGGTCGACACCCCGAAGTGGGTACCGGCGGCCACGGCGGCGAGCACCGCGCGGTCGTCGACCGCCGGGGTGGTGTCGACATCGAGTCCTCGTTCGCGCAGCAGATCCTGCACGGCGTCGAAGGACGCCGGGTTCCCCGCCCGTGGCGGCGCGGCGAACGTCAGGTCGGAGAGCATCGGCAGACGCGGCCGGTCGGAGCGGGCGCTGCGGTGGTCGGCCGGCACGACCAGCCATCGCCGGAGTTTGACCACCGGGCCGGCGTCCAGTCCCTCGGTCAGGGCCGGATGTTCGACGACGGCGAGATCGCACATCCCCGATCGCACGGCGTCGACGAGCTCGACGGTGCTCGCGGATCGCGTCGACACGGTTGCCTCACCGCGTCGGCTCAGAGCTGTGACGCACAGGGTCACCAGGCGGTCGGGCAGCGCGCGGGTGGCCCCCCAGTGCAGGAGCCCCCGGGCGCGGGCGACACGTCCGGCCTCGGCGAGGAAGCGGTCGGCGTCGTCGACGAGGAGACGCGCGCGGGGGAGCAGCTCCGCTCCGGCGGGAGTGAGGACCGCTCCCTGCCTGGTGCGATGCACGAGTTCGGAACCCAGATGTTGTTCGAGTTTCCGAAGTCCTTGTGACAGAGGGGGTTGCGTCATGTCGAGCGCCGCCGCAGCCCGGCCGAAGTGTCCTTCCTCCGCGACGGTGACGAAGAACCGGAGGTGGCGGATCAGGTCCATGGCAGGGATTCAATCAGCACGGGCGGGTGACTCGCCGACCCGGTGTGTCGCGCGGCCGGATCCCGCCCGTCCTCCCCGTTTCGAACAGCGGCGATAGTTTTTCCGACTCGTGCGGGCGGCAGGTGCGTATTGGCGGGGCGATTCCTGTCGGTGGTGTCCTGTCGGCATGACATCCACCGAGTCCCTCTTCCGTAACAGATTGTCGCGCAGGCGTTTTCTCCACTCCACCCTCGCTCTGTCCTCCGTCGCCGCCGCGGCGGCCTGCGGCTCGCAGGACGGTCCCGTCGGCACGGTCCCGTCGACGACGGCCGATTCGGTACCCGATACGCAACTGCTCGCCGCCGGGGTCGACAAGCGTCTGATGGAGATCGAGGACCGCTACGCCGTGAGGCTCGGAGTGTTCGCGCAGTCGCCGGTGACCGGGCGCGTCCACACCTACCGGGCCGACGAACGGTTCGCGATCTGTTCGCCTTTCAAGGTCTACGCCGCCGCGGCGATCCTGCGCCTCGAGTCGGAGGGATCCCTCCGGCTCGACGAGACCTTTCCGATCGACCCGGACGACATCGTCGTCAATTCGCCGGTGACCTCGGAACATCAGGGGCGTGTGCTGCCGCTCGACCGGCTGTGCGAGGCCGCCCTCACCCGCAGCGACAACACCGCCGGAAACCTGATGCTGCACCGGATCGGTGGGCCCGAGGCCGTCACCGCCTTCGCCCGCTCCGTCGGGGACGAGGTCACCCGGCTCGACCGGTGGGAACCCGAACTCAACGAGGCGGCCCGGGGTGACGAGCGCGACACGACCACCGCCGCAGGACTCGCTCACGGATTCCGTGAGGTGCTGCTCGGCTCGGGGCTGCCCGATCCCCAGCAGCGCACACTGCTCGGCTGGATGCGGGCGACCACCACCTCGGACACCCGGATCCGCGGGGGGTCTGCCGCCGGGATGGACGTCGGCGGACAAGACGGGCGGAGGCAACCACGGGACGGTGAACGACGCCGGAGTGGTGTGGTCTCCGGACGGGCAGCCGATGGTGTTGGCGATCCTGTCGGACTCGACCACGGGTGACCCCGACGCCCCCCTCGAGGGCGGACCCGTCGCGGAGACCACCGCCGTGCTGGTCGATGCGCTCTTCGCCGTGCCGTGAGTACAGTGACCGGCGTGGGGCGCCGGATCGACGCAGATCCCCGCGTAACGACCTTGGTGAGACCCGGGTAGTATTGCCGCAGGTTATCGGCGTGTGCCGGCCTTGCGGCACAGTCGCGGAGGGTGCGGGCGAGCGTTCGGAACCCACATGGACGACATACCGATCGAGGACTTTCGGCGGACCCTGCCGCAGCGCATACCCCGCGCTACGGCTAGGTTCTACGTGAATGTCCGGAAGTTTCTCGTAGGTCTGAGCTTGAGAGGGATCCTTCGTGCCCGCTGAGAATGACACCAACCCCACCCTCAGCTACCCCGGTGGCGAACACACGATGTCGATCGCCAAGGCGACGGAAGGCAATGACGGTATCGAGCTGGGCAAGCTCCTCGCGGCGACCGGGTACACCACCCTCGACCCGGGTTTCGTCAACACCGCCTCCACGAAGTCGGCGATCACGTACATCGACGGCGAGAAGGGCATTCTGCGGTATCGCGGATACCCGATCGAGCAGCTCGCCGAGAAGTCGACGTTCATCGAGGTCAGCTACCTGCTGATCTACGGTGAGCTGCCGACTTCGGAGCAGCTCGAGGTCTTCACCGACAAGATCCGCCGCCACACCCTCCTGCACGAGGATCTCAAGCGGTTCTTCGACGGCTTCCCGCGCAACGCGCACCCGATGCCCGTCGTGTCGAGCGCGGTCAACGCCCTGTCGGCGTACTACCCCGACTCCCTCGATCCGGACGACTCCGAGCAGGTCGAGCTGTCGACGATCCGTCTGCTCGCCAAGCTGCCGACCATCGCGGCCTACGCCTACAAGAAGTCTGTCGGTCAGCCCTTCCTCTACCCCGACAACTCGCTGTCGCTGGTCGAGAACTTCCTGCGCATGACCTTCGGCTTCCCCGCCGAGCCCTACGAGATCGATCCCGAGATCGCTCAGGCGCTCGACATGCTGCTCATCCTGCACGCCGACCACGAGCAGAACTGCTCGACGTCGACGGTGCGCCTCGTCGGTTCCTCCGACGCCAACCTCTTCACGTCCATCTCGGGCGGCATCAACGCACTGTGGGGCCCGCTGCACGGCGGCGCCAACCAGGCCGTGCTCGAGATGCTCGACGGCATCCAGAAGTCCGACGGCGACGTCAAGGATTTCGTCCGCAAGGTCAAGAACAAGGAAGACGGCGTGAAGCTCATGGGCTTCGGACACCGCGTCTACCGCAACTACGACCCGCGGGCCGCGATCGTCAAGAAGACCGCCGACCGCATCCTCAAGAAGCTCGGTGCGGGCGACGAACTGCTCGAGATCGCCATGAAGCTCGAAGAGGCCGCCCTCACGGACGACTACTTCATCGAGCGCAAGCTCTACCCGAACGTCGACTTCTACACGGGCCTGATCTACCGTGCGATGGGCTTCCCGGACCGCATGTTCACCGTGCTGTTCGCCCTCGGACGCCTGCCCGGCTGGATCGCGCACTGGCGTGAGATGCACTCGGACCCGACCCTGAAGATCGGCCGTCCGCGTCAGATCTACACCGGTTACACCGAGCGTCCGTACACGTCCCTCGAGGAGCGCTGAACCCTCGTAGCGACCGGAAAGATCGACCGAATCCCGACGAGGAGACATCCATGACAAAGCCCGAAATCGAGTTCCAGGAGGGCCCCGCCCCCACCCAGTTGGTCATCAAGGACCTGGTGGTCGGCGAAGGTGCCGAAGCGGAGCCCGGATCGAAGGTCGAAGTCCACTACGTCGGGGTCGAGTTCGATACCGGTGAAGAGTTCGATTCGTCGTGGAGCCGTGGTGAGTCCATCACCTTCCCGCTGTCCGGTCTGATCGCCGGCTGGCAGGAGGGCATCCCGGGCATGAAGGTCGGCGGCCGTCGCCAGCTGACCATCCCGCCGGAGCTCGCCTACGGTCCCGCCGGATCGGGCCACCGCCTGTCGGGCAAGACGCTCGTGTTCATCATCGACCTGCTCGCCGTGCAGGTGCCGCCGGAGGTTCCGACGGTCGAGCCGGCGACCGGCCCGGCTCCCGCCGATCTCGTCGTCGAGGACATCACCATCGGTGACGGCGACGAAGCGCAGCCCGGCGGTGTGGTCGACGTGCACTACCACGGGGTGGAGTACGACACCAACGATGTGTTCGACTCGTCGTTCGCTCGTGGCGACTCCGTCCGCTTCCCGCTCGGACGGCTGATCCCGGGCTGGCAGGAAGGCATTCCGGGCATGCGCGTCGGTGGACGTCGCAAGCTCACGGTGCCCCCGCAGCTCGCGTACGGACCGGCCGGTTCCGGGCATCCGCTCGGAGGCAAGACCCTGGTCTTTGTGATCGATCTGCTCGGCGTCGGATAAAACCGACCCGCAACGACATTCGAGGCCCGCAACACCGGTGGAAGCACCGGGTTGCGGGCCTCGTCGTCGTTCGGTGCCCGGCTGGCTCAGTTGCGAGTGGCCCCGAGCATCGACAACGCGAGGTCGACGTAGTTGCGGGCCAGATCGTCGACGTCCACGCGGCCGGGCCGGTACCACCGGGCGACGTCGATCCCCAGCGACAGGATCGCCAGGGCCGCGGTGGGCACGTCGCCGACCCGGAACGCACCGCTGTCGACGCCCGAGGAGATGACCTCCCGGACCACGGCGTCGGTGCGTCTGCGGATCTCTGCGATCTCGCGGTAGTGCTCCTCCGAGAGCGCGTGCAGTTCGTACTGCGCGACCCGGCAGGTGGTGTGGTGCACGGCGTGGATCCGCACGAAGCGGTCGACGATGGCGCGGATCCGCTCGATCGGGTCGGTGGAACTCGCGGCGGCGCTCTCGACCTCCTCGAGAACGTGGAGGTGCCCGTTGCGGCCGGCCTCGAAGAGCACGGCCTCCTTGGACGGGAAGTGCACGTAGAGCGCGGCGGGGCTCAACCCTGCGCCGACGGAGATGTCGCGGGTGGTGGTCGCGTGGTAGCCGCGGCGAGCGAAGGACTCCACCGCTGAGGCGACGAGCCGACGCGCGACCTCGGAGCCGCCACCGGGGAGTGCTGCGGCGAGGGAATCGAGGGCAGGGGAGGCGGGGACAGGGGAGCCGGGGGCGGGCGTGTCGGGGGTCTGCTCGGGCGTGTCGGTCACGGGGTCCGTCCTGCGGGGTCGCGGAGAAGGCGTCGTTGACATCATGCACCGTCGTTGGTCTACTGAGTGAGCGCTTAGTTCGTTCCTGCTGAGTTCGTTCCTGCTGCGGCCGATACCCGAGTCGCCCGAAAGGATCCTCGATGCCTTCTCCCGTACTGTCCCGGCGCGACCTGGACTTCCTCCTGTACGACTGGCTCGACGTCGAGTCCCTCACCGCTCGGAGCCGCTTCGCCGAGCATTCCCGCGAGACCTTCGACGCCGTGCTCGACCTGAGCGCCGACATCGCCACGAAGCACTTCGCGACCCACAACAAGAAGGGCGATGCCCAGGAACCCCGCATCGGCGAGGACGGTCGCGTCGAGATCATCCCCGAGGTCAAGGACGCGCTCGACCTGTTCTGCAAGGCGGGACTCCTCGCCGGCGGGTTCGACGAGAAGCACGGCGGCATGCAACTGCCGGTCACCGTGCAGCGCGCATCGATGGCGTGGTTCCAGGCCGCGAACGCCGGCACCTCGGCCTACCCCTTCCTCACCGCCGCGAATGCGAGCCTGCTGGTCACCCACGGCAGCGACGAGCAGATCGGGACCTTCGTGCCGCCGATGCTCGAGGGCCGCTTCTTCGGCACCATGTGCCTGTCCGAACCGCAGGCCGGTTCGTCGCTCGCCGACATCACCACCAGGGCCGTGCCCGCCGCGGACGGCACCTACCGGCTGACCGGCACCAAGATGTGGATCTCCGGCGGCGACCACGAACTCACCGAGAACATCGTCCACCTCGTCCTCGCCAAGATCCCCGGCGGACCGGACGGGGTGAAGGGCATCTCGCTGTTCATCGTCCCGAAGTTCCTCGTCGAGGCCGACGGCACGCTCGGCGAACGCAACGACGTCGCCCTCGTCGGCCTCAACCACAAGATGGGCAACCGCGGTACCACCAACACCCTGCTCAACTTCGGTGAGGGCGTCCACACCCCCGGCGGTGAGGCCGGCGCGGTCGGCTACCTGCTCGGTGAGCCGCACAAGGGCCTGTCGTACATGTTCCACATGATGAACGAGGCCCGGATCGGCGTCGGCTTCCTCGCCACCTCCCTCGGCTACGCCGGGTACCTGCAGTCGCTCGACTACGCCCGTACCCGCGCGCAGGGCCGGCCGCTCGGTGCGAAGGACCCGGCCTCGCCGCAGGTTCCGCTCGTCGAGCACGCCGATGTGCGCCGAATGCTGTTGGCGCAGAAGTCCTATGTCGAAGGCGCACTCGCGCTGGGGTTGTACTGCTCGAAACTCGTCGACGTGCAGCGCACCGCCGAGAGCGACGACGAGCGGACCCGCGCCGGTCTGCTGCTGGACCTGCTCACCCCCATCGCGAAGTCCTGGCCGTCGCAGTGGTGCCTCGAGGCCAACAGCCTCGCGATCCAGGTGCTCGGCGGCTACGGCTACACCCGCGAGTTCGACGTCGAGCAGTTCTACCGCGACAACCGACTCAACCCCATTCACGAAGGCACGCACGGCATCCAGGGCCTCGACCTGCTCGGCCGCAAGGTGATCATGCAGGGCGGTGCCGCTCTCGCGCTGCTCGGCGAAGCGGTGGGAGAGACGATCACCCGGGCGACGCAGGCCGGGGGCGACGCCGCCGCCTACGCGGAGCAGCTGGGCTCGGCCGTGGCGCGCGTCGCGGAAACGACCGCGACGCTGTGGTCCACCGGCGATCCTGCTGTGGCCCTGGCCAACTCGTCGGTCTACCTCGAAGCCGTCGGGCACGTGGTGGTGGCATGGATGTGGCTCGAGCAGCTCCTCGCGGTGGGCGACCGCGAGGGCGACTTCTTCGACGGGAAGCGCGCCGCCGCACGGTATTTCTTCCGCTTCGAACTGCCCAGGACCGGACCGCAGTTCGATCTGCTCGCGAGTCTCGACCGCACGACCCTCGACGTGTCACCGTCGGTTCTGTAGCGACACCTTCCAGGTGACCGTCAGCGACCCGCCGACCGGTAGCGCATGCCACCGGTCGGCGTGGTCGTCGAAGGTGGCCACGATCCGGTCGACCACCGGGGTGACATCGTGCGCGGACACATATGCCGGAAGGCTCTGCGCCAGACCGCGTCGCACCTCCCAGACGGGAACGGCGATGCGCGCCAGTGTCTCCGACCTGATCATGTCGTCCTCTGCGCGCGGCGACATCGCATGCTTCTTCGAGCGCCGACGCCGACCCGCTCTGGTCCGCTCCGCGTTGTCGACGGGCCAGAACATGCCGTTGTCGCCTGCGGCCAACTGCCCGAAGACTCCGAGTTCGATCCCTGCCTCCTTCTCGACCAGCAGGTGCACGAGGTCGTGGGGGAGATAGGGGTGACCGCCCGGGCCGTTGCGCGGAGCGAGCTCCGGACCGGTGTCGCGGTGCACCGCGATCTCGTACCCGATGCCGGGACCCTTCGTGAAGACGACGCGCATGCTCGTCACGTTAGGCCCCGCGGGTAGGAGATCGCATCCGATTTTCAGGCGGACGCGCGCTCGACGAGCAACGACAGGGCGTGACGCACGGTCTTCGCGAGTACCTTCTCGGGATCACCGTCGAAGCGCTGCTCCTCGCTGCGGGTGCCGTCCGGACCGGTCGTCGCGAAGCAGACCGTGCCCGGTGGGCGGCCGTCCTGCGGGTCGGGGCCACCGGCCCCGCTCACGGCGACGACGATGTCCGCGCCCAGAAGGCGGGAGGTGCTCTCCGCCATCGTGCGGGCCGCGCTCTCGCACACGACCGGGCCTTCCGCAACCTCGAGCAGGCCGTACTTGACCTCGCGCGAGTACGCGACGATGCCGCCGCGGAACCAGTCGGAGCTGCCCTTCGCGGCACCCAGGCGGGCTGCG
This window contains:
- the pdxH gene encoding pyridoxamine 5'-phosphate oxidase → MPRPEGDDLARMRVDYSPAGPTDESPADRDLTPGDVAEGWLPLWRTWFANAVATAVPEPNAMVLATVDEHGHPATRTVLCKKIDADGLTFFTNFESDKGRHLAGHPYASATFLWLPVYRQVTVRGPVVRVSDEETLAYWRTRPRGSRLGAWASQQSRPVAERADLEHALVEAAERYEVDDDIPVPPFWGGFRIVPESVEFWQGRPNRLHNRIRTRLVDGRWITERLQP
- a CDS encoding MFS transporter, producing MRRLLADTTPLRNKDYARLWWAGIVTVIGAQMAVVAVPQQIYEITRNSAYVGLTGVFGLVPLVVFGLWGGALADAMDRRKLLLITSTGLGVTSLLLWAQAASGLNNVWVLLCLFSVQQAFFAVNQPTRAAVIPRLLPVGQIAAATSLNMTVVQFGAIAGPLFAGALIPVVGLPTLYLLDAIFLLATLWAVVRLPAVPPLGEVTKAGLRAVFDGFRYLSGQRILLASFVVDIVAMVFGMPRALFPQIAHESFGDPAQGGFALGLLFAAMSVGAVVGGVFSGWLPRVQRQGLAVIVCIVLWGVAMVGFGAAVWWAEPDRGGLLLWVALFFLAFGGAVDMVSAAFRSTMLQTVATDEMRGRLQGVFIVVVAGGPRIGDVLHGAAAAAAGTAVAAAGGGVLVIVGTLVCVVAFPAFVRYRVSRTLG
- a CDS encoding serine hydrolase, yielding MNGGVRRDTAVDRIRAVFADAGCTGWLHARRCADPRAAMLSVRGDERVVLASVYKLPLFLAFCAEVDAGRLDASGQLRIVPSDCTPGPTGIASFRDPVTMSRRDVAASMMTVSDNAAADVLLGEIGTTAVEELLTRLGLTRTRIVGGTADVYQRLVEETDTRTTVEAFRALTDIDAAWTVSAYDPAYTSATTPEEMTRLLEAVWSGSALSPESTAFAQQVMRAQIWPHRIASGFPHRGVAIAGKTGTIGIIRNEVAVVEFPGEYPIAVAVFTRAARADPVLPVVDAAIGEAARIAVTELRAPLPDDPAGPSAESA
- a CDS encoding LysR family transcriptional regulator gives rise to the protein MDLIRHLRFFVTVAEEGHFGRAAAALDMTQPPLSQGLRKLEQHLGSELVHRTRQGAVLTPAGAELLPRARLLVDDADRFLAEAGRVARARGLLHWGATRALPDRLVTLCVTALSRRGEATVSTRSASTVELVDAVRSGMCDLAVVEHPALTEGLDAGPVVKLRRWLVVPADHRSARSDRPRLPMLSDLTFAAPPRAGNPASFDAVQDLLRERGLDVDTTPAVDDRAVLAAVAAGTHFGVSTSPPGAVPGVAWLDWAPSALALRVRIVRRADADVGVHVDALDRVLFKERVR
- a CDS encoding serine hydrolase, which codes for MRCCSARGCPIPSSAHCSAGCGRPPPRTPGSAGGLPPGWTSADKTGGGNHGTVNDAGVVWSPDGQPMVLAILSDSTTGDPDAPLEGGPVAETTAVLVDALFAVP
- a CDS encoding citrate synthase, encoding MPAENDTNPTLSYPGGEHTMSIAKATEGNDGIELGKLLAATGYTTLDPGFVNTASTKSAITYIDGEKGILRYRGYPIEQLAEKSTFIEVSYLLIYGELPTSEQLEVFTDKIRRHTLLHEDLKRFFDGFPRNAHPMPVVSSAVNALSAYYPDSLDPDDSEQVELSTIRLLAKLPTIAAYAYKKSVGQPFLYPDNSLSLVENFLRMTFGFPAEPYEIDPEIAQALDMLLILHADHEQNCSTSTVRLVGSSDANLFTSISGGINALWGPLHGGANQAVLEMLDGIQKSDGDVKDFVRKVKNKEDGVKLMGFGHRVYRNYDPRAAIVKKTADRILKKLGAGDELLEIAMKLEEAALTDDYFIERKLYPNVDFYTGLIYRAMGFPDRMFTVLFALGRLPGWIAHWREMHSDPTLKIGRPRQIYTGYTERPYTSLEER
- a CDS encoding FKBP-type peptidyl-prolyl cis-trans isomerase; translated protein: MPPEVPTVEPATGPAPADLVVEDITIGDGDEAQPGGVVDVHYHGVEYDTNDVFDSSFARGDSVRFPLGRLIPGWQEGIPGMRVGGRRKLTVPPQLAYGPAGSGHPLGGKTLVFVIDLLGVG
- a CDS encoding TetR/AcrR family transcriptional regulator translates to MTDTPEQTPDTPAPGSPVPASPALDSLAAALPGGGSEVARRLVASAVESFARRGYHATTTRDISVGAGLSPAALYVHFPSKEAVLFEAGRNGHLHVLEEVESAAASSTDPIERIRAIVDRFVRIHAVHHTTCRVAQYELHALSEEHYREIAEIRRRTDAVVREVISSGVDSGAFRVGDVPTAALAILSLGIDVARWYRPGRVDVDDLARNYVDLALSMLGATRN
- a CDS encoding acyl-CoA dehydrogenase; protein product: MPSPVLSRRDLDFLLYDWLDVESLTARSRFAEHSRETFDAVLDLSADIATKHFATHNKKGDAQEPRIGEDGRVEIIPEVKDALDLFCKAGLLAGGFDEKHGGMQLPVTVQRASMAWFQAANAGTSAYPFLTAANASLLVTHGSDEQIGTFVPPMLEGRFFGTMCLSEPQAGSSLADITTRAVPAADGTYRLTGTKMWISGGDHELTENIVHLVLAKIPGGPDGVKGISLFIVPKFLVEADGTLGERNDVALVGLNHKMGNRGTTNTLLNFGEGVHTPGGEAGAVGYLLGEPHKGLSYMFHMMNEARIGVGFLATSLGYAGYLQSLDYARTRAQGRPLGAKDPASPQVPLVEHADVRRMLLAQKSYVEGALALGLYCSKLVDVQRTAESDDERTRAGLLLDLLTPIAKSWPSQWCLEANSLAIQVLGGYGYTREFDVEQFYRDNRLNPIHEGTHGIQGLDLLGRKVIMQGGAALALLGEAVGETITRATQAGGDAAAYAEQLGSAVARVAETTATLWSTGDPAVALANSSVYLEAVGHVVVAWMWLEQLLAVGDREGDFFDGKRAAARYFFRFELPRTGPQFDLLASLDRTTLDVSPSVL
- a CDS encoding CinA family protein — translated: MADDDVVEGTDTSDELIEQLAQLASDKELTLGCAESLTAGTLAARLGAAKGSSDWFRGGIVAYSREVKYGLLEVAEGPVVCESAARTMAESTSRLLGADIVVAVSGAGGPDPQDGRPPGTVCFATTGPDGTRSEEQRFDGDPEKVLAKTVRHALSLLVERASA